In Mucinivorans hirudinis, the DNA window TTTTGTCGGTCAGTAATATAAAAATATACTGGTCTCCATTTTTCTATCCCTCTAAACATTTTGTTCTGTAAAGTTTTATCCTTGATAAGCTCTGCCAACTTTTCCTTTGCACTTTCAAGAGAATGAACCTCTACTCCCCAATCATCGACTAAAGGATAGTAACATCCGTCTGTTGTCGGGTCTAAAACAAATGGAATAGAGTTGTGAACAAGACTTTCGATAATTGTGGAGGAGAATATAGAGACAGAAATCAGTGTTCTTTCAAAAACCTCATATAAAGGAATATCCGATACAAATTCGACATTGTTCATTTGCTCAAATTTTAGCTTTTGCTCTGTACGCAATCTATACTCAGGATGTTCTCTAATTAGAACTATAACATTAGAGTGCTGAATTGCGATATAGCGGGCAAGTTGAAGTAGTTGGTCAAAATAATCATCGTCCGAAATAATTATCGGAGCTTGTAAAAAGAAGGTTACAGCATTGCCAATCTTGCACTTACAAATCGAATATGGATAGCACCCCGTTTCAAATTTTACAGCAGGGTTGTATCTGCGCCACAATTCATTAAATTCCTCTCCCCAAGTGATGAATCTATCGTAACCCATATCTCTGAAACGTGTGTGCATCACAGATGGCCAACCTTGCTGATAACATACCGTCTCGATGGATTGTGGGCGACAAACTGCTGCAAGTATCTCGGTTTCAAAATGACACCCCTCCATTACCATTACTTGTTGCGGTTTCAAAACATTTATCAGCATCGTAAAAAGATTCGCATATTCAAAAACCGCTGTAAAACAACGCTCTAAATAGCTGTTATGGATATATCTGTCTGATAGAAAGCTAAGTTCCAATACCGTGAAATTACCGTCAGCAAAAATGGATTTTTCGGTATCGAAATTGCATAACATTAAAACGGAGCTATCATTTTGTGATATAATCGGTATCCAAAGGTCTATTTGTCGTGCATTCATACAAAAGACAACTATCGTTCCTTTGTACTGCCTTAGAAAGTCGTAATTAGTAAAGTCGTCATTATGAATTAATTTCGCTGTATCGTCATCGGCAATGCCGTATTTTTGGGATAACAATAATAATATTTCAGATTTTAGTTCTGAAACAGATACTCCTTGTTTTCTACATTTGTTATAATATTCACGTGTTCCGTCCAATATTAATTTAGACCACAGAGTATTTTTAACAGCCTTGTTTGCGGATGTTTTGCCGAGAAGCATAAATCGTTCCTTTTGAGAAACGAACTCAGATAATATATCATCGAGCGTATCAAGATATTCCCTATAATAATCCATATTCAATAAATGTTTCAGCCATTGCAAAGTCAATGAGATTGTCGATATCTAAAGCTGTCGTTTCGCTTATCTCTACAACTTCCGCCGGTGATGTTATAAGTTGCTTTGATTGTTCGATTGACGATATTTTGGAGGCATAGAATGCTCCGGCTTCAAGCAACACCCCTTCGTAATCTTGACGACGAGGTTTGTTACTCCACGAATAGTCTAACGGCACACCTTCACTACTCCACCTAAAACGCTTTGAACGGTAACAGGCGACAACAGACACCTTGTCTGTTTGCCCAATAACAGCACACAATTTTTTAATCTCCTCTTGTCTTGTAAATGGCGATGTTGCTTGAAATAGGACAAACCAGTCGCCCCCGGCGTATGACTTAGTCGATAAAAATTCCATAACAACATCTATCGTAGGCGATAGGTCTGTCGCACTTTCACTACTTCGGTCAAAGAGAGATACATTTGGGTAGCTATTCCCAAGAATAGAACGTACACAATCGCAATCGGTCGCCACCCATATCTCGTCAAACTCCGAGCAAGATATGACCGTATCAAGTATCCAACAAAACAGAGGCTTACCTCGTAACGCTTTGGTGTTTTTCCCTTCAATCCCTTTACTTTGAGCCCGAAGGGGTATAAAAGCAATCTTTTTCATTTTACACGGCATATTTCAAGTAAAGTTTTCAGAGCATCTTTTTTGATTTGACTGTTGAAGTACCTGCTATTCTCGCCTATTGGATGCCAAAGATGATAAATTGCCCCTTGAGTGCGCAGGACTCTGCAACTGAGAACCTCCCACCGTTTATAACGCTCCAAATCCTCCGGTGCCCAAGCTATGAAACGTTCGTTCTCTCCGCCGGCTTGTGTGTAGGCTTCTCTTCTGACCATAAACGCTCCGCCGCAGGAGTGGTGTCCAAAGACTAAAAGGTGATTATCTCTATTCTCGGTTAGAATCTTCTCGTCTCTGTTCTGCAAAAACTCGTCAAGCAACGAGCCGTGGACGTTGTAAAACCGACCATCGTAGGGATAGACCATATCAGCACTATTACTTCTGAGCAGCTCCAAAGCGTCATCAAACTGCTCCAAAGGAACAATCACATCCGAATCCCAGACACCGAGAAGCTTGGTATCTGCCAAGCTATTCAAAATATTGATATACTTTGTTCGGTGGAAAAGAGGGTTGCAATCCTCGACAAAGACTTTACGTACACCTTCGTAGTTATCTGTCTTGGGAACTATATCGGCTTCAAGAACTATAATTTTCAAACCTTCAAGCTCTCGCAACCGGTTCAGCACAAAATTCAGATTTCGCAGCCGCTCTGCCGAATCTATGCGAACGGGGATTACGATGGTTAGGTCAGAGTAATGTTTCAGATTTGGAGATTCCATATATACCGCAAATGAGGTTAGTTAATTAGGAAATATCGTGCTGTGTCATATTCGTTAAGTTGCGCCCAGATTATATTCAAAGGGTTCAGAAAGTACAAGATTCTTCGTTTCTCTCGCAAGATAAATGGTAGTTGCTTCTGATAGTATCCCTCATTAATACAATTAATAATTGTTTCGATGGATTCCTCGATTCGCATTACATCTATACGGGTGAATGCGCGATGGTCAATATATTGTTCAACGTTACTGCAACCATCATAAAAACAATATGATTCTCCGACAACAGCGTCAAGCAGTTTTTCGGTGAAATATCCGTTGAGAAAAGAATTCTCACAGTTAATATGATATTCATACGGTATTATACCATCGTATTTGATTTTAAGCTCACCACGATAATTGCCCATTTGTGCAAACACACTACCAGTATATTGTTTGCCGTAAATATCCAAACCTTCGGCAACCAAACTGTCAAATGCAGCCAAAAACGTCAATCTTTTGCGATGTCCATCCAAATATACCAATTCACTTGTTACTGATGATGCTAACTTTGTTTTATTTCCAAAAACTCCGACCTTTATTACCTCGTTTTTGTTTGGATAATCTATCCACCAAGGCAATGGCAAATACATCTGACATACAACATCTGCACAATTACGATGGTGATGCGATGATGGAGGCTCGGTCAAAAAACATATTGCATCCGATGGATTGAAATTGCGGCACTGATGCCAAGGCGCAGTCAATACCACCACCACATCAAAATCATCGCCATTGATGAATTCTATGTTTTTCCACACCGTACTGCCAAAACCATAACAGCGTATTGTCTCCAAGAGCGAGGCATCGTCTTGCCAAAAACAGGTGGCATACACTTTAATCATATTCTGTACGCTTTACTAACACTATCAATTACTGACAACCTCATTGTTGCATTATTGAAGAGGCGGCTCATCTCATTTTCGCGGTTGTTGTTAAGAGTAATGTCTGAATATCCGAAATCTTGCTGGCGAGAGATAAAGGGATAGAGGGTTAATTTGCGAGTGAATAATGCAGATAACACTCCATCTGCCGTATCCGTATCCTTGAAATCGTATTCGAGAATCTTATCAAAAGAGTGTGCGTAAACCACCACAAACTGAGTACACCAAAACCAATCAACCCAATAGCGCGAATAGGCAACGGGAACAGCTGTCCCGAAGCCACCGACACCCCCCATCAATATGTCGCACCCTTGTTCGGCTGCTTCAACGATATTTCTGATAAAGCTAATCGCAGAATAATTCTCGGTGAAAATATGGTCGTCCTCACATAGTATTATTACATCGTCCCCGCGCTTTTTTGCCTGCATTACAGCTTTAACTATGCTATGCCACAAACCAACCGCACCTATGGGATGAATACAAGCATCAATGAGTATAGGTTCAAACTCTGGGCGTAGTGCGAATTGCGAAATAATATGTTCTCGGCGTTCGTCTCTTTGGGGAAGATTGAAGATGAAGACAGGAATGTATATATCCGAAAACTCACCAGGCTCACGGCAGCTTTCAAGTAGAGCCTGCAAAGTTGAACGTTTCAATTCAGCACTATAATAACGACTATTAGCCCCGCGAATGTGGTCGAGATGGTAAATTGCACCTTCAGTGCGATGAACCCTATAACCTCTGATTTCCCATCTCTTGTAACGTTCCAAATCCTCTGCTCCCCAGCCTGTGAATTGCTCGTTATCACCTCCCGCCTCAATAAAGGCATTGCGATTCGCAAGAAAAGCACCTCCGCAAGTGTGCTTACCATATATACACGACAACCTATCACTGCCCGAGGTTAGAATACTCTCATCCGATGTCGAGATATACTCTTCCAAAACATTATTGCTAACATTGTAGCAGCGTCCGTCAAAAGGATAGAACATATCTGCCTTACCTTTGCGAAGAGCCGTAATAGCTTCATCAATCTGTCTCTTGGGAACTATCACATCGCAATCCCAAACGCCGATAAACTGTCTGCGCACCATACTGCACAGAAGATTCACATATTTAGTGTGGTAAAAGAGAGGGTTGTAATCTTCCACAAAGATGCGCCGAACATTGTCTATATGCTCTATTTTAGAGTGCTTGTCAGCCTCTAATATGACAATCTCTATACCATCAAGTTTTGATAGGCTATCCGTAACAAAATTCAGATTTCGCAGCCGCTCTGCCGAATCTATGCGCACGGGGATTACGATTGTTAGGTCAGCGTAAGTCATTGTCGTTAATTATTTTTTGCAACCCTATCCCCGCTATACCGTTTTTAACTCCCCAACGCTCCGACTCGGGAATTGAGCTCATATCATACCCCGCGTACTTCGATTTTACGTCCGAAGAGTCGAGCAACGTTTCAACCTCCGCCAAAGTAAGCCGAGGAACAAACGGAACAAGAAAATCATACTCCGCAGGCGGAATCTTCGCTCTGATTTTTTCGACTTTATAGTTGAAAACGCTGAGTTTATGCAGTTCATCAAGCAGGTAGAGAACATCTGCCGAGGGGTTATCGGGATTAATCTTTCTCTCCAATTCGTCGATAAAGAGAATGGTGTTGTATTTCAAATCCAAGGCGGTAAGGTTCTCTTCGTCATTGGCTCGATAACGAAGCCGAGAGATATAGTAGTGCCCTATCGAAAGCAGGGTCTCGATGTTGTTGTCCGAGTGGATAAGGGTATTTGTAACTTTTGCATCGAACTCCTCGAGAATATCATCGGCATCGGCTTCTACAAATCCGTTTTGTATCAGATGCTCAACCGCCCAACCTATGCCCGTTATACCGCTCGCAAACTCCAAGGGCATATCGGCGTGCAGCGACTCGGTTACATTATCAATAAGCTCTGAGGCAAACTCTGCAAAAACAGCATTGCCGCTACTGCGTGCCAAATGGTGAAAGTAGAGAGCAATGCCCATTTTGCCGTGCAGCAGTCCGCAATCCTCCACCGCGGTAGAGTGCAGTATCAAGGCGTTAGTGATTCGTTGTTCGCGGGTAAATTCTATCTTCATTGTTATCTATCAAAAAACGCCCTAAGCGGCTGAATAAATCTTTGAATCAGTCTTTGGTCGCGGGTTATAATATCGCCCGTGCCATCCATCCGTTGGATGAGTTGGAGCTGCTCTTTGTAGGTCGATTGCAGCCCCTGCGGAAAAGTTACCTCCACGATATAGCCATCCTTCTCGGGAACTGACGAGATGCGGTTTACCACACCTTTCAATAACCCGTACTCAAAGTATGGAAAGCCATTCAACTTCACATTCACCGTCTGACCCACCGCCACCCGTCCGAAGCCCGCCGAGGGCACTTCCATTATACCCACAACCTCGGAGGAGTCTGCCGGGATGATTGTTGCCAACTTCTCGCCCGCTTGGATGTGTTGGTTGCTGCTCCAGAACTTCGCAAAGGACAATCGCCCCACTATCGGCGAGATGAGCAGGTAGTTTTGTTGCCACTGGCGGATTTGTGCCAAGAGGCGTGTGCGGCTCTCGTTGATTTGGTTTTTGTAGGTTGTCGTTTCGTTATCGTATTGCAGGTCGAGCTCCAAGAGTTGTTGCTCCATCTGCATCACGGTAAGCTCCGTCGTGGTAAGCGAAGCTTCGTAGCTTGCCAGTGCATTTTCTTTTTGGAGCTTTGCTTGCGCGCTACGTTCATACTCCAAAGAGGAGATTACCCGGTCGGCATATAGTGCCGAATCCCGCCTGAAGTTGATTAGCGTATATTCGTAATCTCTCTTTATCAACCCTCGCTGCGAGGTGAGTTGGCGGAGATATGTTTTATACTGCTCGGTCTGTCTCTCCAATAGTCGTCTCTTTTTGCCGATATTGTCCGCCTTGATATAGTGTTGGTAGTTGAGATATTGGGTGCGGAACTCCGAGAAGGGGCTTTGCAATTCACCCATAGAGTAGTTTTGTTCTATCCACGAGTTGTCGGCAGAGGGGTCGAAGTTTTCGATATGTTCCAGAACTTTGTTTACATCGGGATATTGGGCACTGTTTTGGAGCATAGCCACCACTTCGTCCTGATGGACGGTTGCTCCCTCTTTTGCAAAGATTGTGTCGATGCGTCCCGTAGTTTTGGCGATAAGGTCTGTTGGTGGGTTGATTGTGGTTATGGTTATTGGGGCAACTACGATTTGGGGGTATTTGAGCAGGTAGCTGCCGGCGATGAGTCCGGCGAATATCAGGAATATCACACTCATACCCCAGCGGATTATCCAATGGGGCATCTTGCCGAAGATTTCGGTGCTCTGGGGGCTGTATTCTCTATTGTCTGATGGCATAATATATAATGATTGGGAGTCGGGCACCGACCTTAGTTTCCTAATTCTAACTGATTCCTCACCAGCTCATAATAAGCCCCCCTGCTCGCAACAAGCTCCTGATGAGTCCCCTGCTCAACAACCTCACCGCCCTCCAAAACTACTATCTTGTCCGCACTACGAACAGTGCTCAACCTATGCGCCACAACAACAACAGTCTTCCCCCGAAAGAAACCCTGCAACTTATCCATTATCACACGCTCATTGTTGGCATCCAACGAATTGGTAGCCTCGTCGAACATTATATACTCCGCCTCCTTATACGCCGCACGAGCTATCAGCAAACGCTGCTTCTGACCCGTGCTCAGCCCGTGTCCGTCCGAACCTATCTTCGTGTTGTAACGTAGTGGCAACGACTCGATAAACTCACGGATGTTGGCAATATCCACTGCCTTGTTCACCCGCTTCATATCGGGAACCTCGTCCATCACCCCGATATTGCCCGCAATAGTGTCCGAAAAGATATAACCCTCCTGCATCACCGCAGCACAATGACCCCGCCAAACAGTGTCGCTGTACATTTTCAGGTAATGTTTCAAAATAGCTGATTTGGTATATTTATGGTGTTCTTTGGTAGAGGTTTTTTTCAATGTATATTCCTATCAGTTTGTCGTGCACTTGCTCGCTTTTTGAGAAACAAATTGTCTTTCGGCAGAGCCTTTTCAGGTGCGTTCTAAATGTTAAATTCAATCGCTCAATTTTCCAAGTGTAAGCCTTACTGATAACGTGTTTGTCCGCAGGTAACAGACTTGAATAAGACGCCCAATCATCAGTAAAATACCTATTTATTGGGAAACATTTCATTTTATCAAGCAACTTTTTACAGGTTTCGTTATCACGCTTGCCGTTCTGCCAAGCTACTACTAATCCGCTGCTGCGGTCGATGGCGTACCAAGTCCAACGACGATTTTTCTTGTTGCCTACAAAACTCCAAAATTCGTCCATTTCAACATTATAAGCTATTTCAACATCAAGCTCCCTGAGTAAGCCTGCCTCAACCTTGTCGAATAAATAGGGGTTAATTTCGCTTGGAGTTTTTTTTAACCTCACCTATTACCGTGTGAGGACTTATCCCTAAAACTCTTGCTGTATCACGTATTCCACTCCCATTGGTGATCATTGTGATTATCGTCCTTTTTACGTCTGGCAGCCGCCCTTTGTTCTTAAAAGATAGCTGAAAAAACTTCCCGCAAGTCTTACATTTCCACCTTTGAGTGCCATTGGGGCTATGTCCATTCTTCTGTAAATCTTCGCTACCGCAAAATGGGCAGCTAACTACTTTTACGTGTCTCATTTTCTCCGAGTTTTATACCTCAAAGATAAACATAATTCAGCTAATTCGCAACACTACCCATTTTCAGAGGCACTGAACCTAACAAAACCTCTCCCGAAGCAGGCTCATAAAACCCAAGCAACAGCTTTAGCAGTGTCGTCTTACCGCTGCCGCTCGTGCCCACAATCGCCGTAACCTTGCCCGCTTCGATATTTAGAGAGACATCATTCAAAACCTTTTCGGAGTTGGGACCCTCGTATTGAAAAACAACGTTCCTCAAAACTATATCTTCACCCGTGGGAATCTCACGGATTTTACTCTTCGATGCCGGCTCTTCATCATCCTTGCTGTGGATTTCGTTCAGACGCTCCAAACTTATTTTTGCATCCTGACTCTCCTGAACAAAGCCGATAAACTGAGACAACGGAGCATTCAACTGCCCGATGATATACTGCATCGCCATCATCATACCCAAGGTCATATCGCCGTTAATCACAGCCGTAGCAGCCAAAAAGGAGATAAAGACGTTTTTGCTTTGGTCGATAAAGAGACCTCCCACCTGCTGGGTCTGTTGCAGGGTGAGACCCTTGATGCTGATTTTATAGAGCTTCGCTTGGATACCCTCCCACACCCAACGCTTCTGCTTCTCGCAGTTGTTGAGCTTAATGTCCTGCATACCGTTTATCAACTGAACGATGTTGCTCTGGTTGGCTGCCGCCTCCTGAAAACGCATATAGTCCAACTTGCGGCGACGCTTCAAAAATATCAAAATCCAACCCACATACAAAGCACTACCCAAGACAAACACCCCCAGAATCGGCAGGTTGTAGCTCGCCATAACACCCGAGTATATCACAAAAGTAATTGCCGCAACGGCAATGCTGATTATCGAACCTGTCAGAAACGACTGGATACGGCTGTGGTCGCCGATGCGCTGCATAATATCGCCTACCATCTTTGAATCGAAAAAGGCTATCGGCAACCGCATCAACTTACCCAAGAAGTCCGAAATCAAAGATATGCTGATGCGGGTGGTGATATGCAGCATCAGCCAGCTCTTAATCAGGTCGTTAGCCGTCTGTCCCAGTGTCAGCATAACCTGCGCAATAAGAATCGCTATAACGATATTGATGTCGTTATTACCGATACCCGTATCCACCACTGACTGCGTCAGAAACGGAAAAATCAGGCTTATAAGGCTACCCGTAAGCAGACCCAGAAACAGCTGAATGATATAGCGTTTATATGGCGTGAGATAGCGCAGCAGATGTCCGAAGTGGAGCCTACTCTCATCCGGAGTCTCCTCCTCGTAGAACCTTGGAGTTGGCTCCAACAGCAGTGCCGTGCCCTGAGTGAGGGTCAATTCGCTGCCCTCGGAGGAGGTAGATAACCAACTCTTCAAAAACCGCTCCTTGTCGTAGCAGAGAAGTCCCGCCGCAGGGTCGGCAATGTAAATCTTACCGCGCTTGATGTTGTAGACCACCGCAAAGTGGTTTTGATTCCAGTGGACGATGCAGGGCAGATTCACCTCATTGCAGAGCTGCTCAAAAGAGATCTTAACCCCCATAGTGCGAAACCCTACACCCTCCGCCGCATCCGAAATACCAAGCATCGACACCCCCTCGCGAGTGGTATGGCACCGCTCCCGAAAAAATGCCGCCGGATAACCCTTGCCATAGAACCGCGCAACCATACGTAAGCAAGTCGCGCCGCAATCCATAGAGTCTAACTGGAAGTAGTGAGGGAATTTCATACTCTACTCTTTTATCTCTTCAAGTAGTGATAAATATCTTTGTTTCATCAACTTTAATTTATAATTATCAAGGTAATATTTTCTTGCTTTTTCTCCAAGCATAGCGGACAATGATTTATCATTGAGTAGCTTAATGATGGCTTCGCATAATTCCTGCTCAAATATCATTCTCCCATTTTGGCAATCCACAGTTAAGCTATTCTCCATATCCTCAAACATATTGCGAACGCCTCTACCATTTGTTGAAATAACCGATAATCCGTGCATCATCATTTCGATTCCCACAAAACTGCACTCTTCCGACAGAGTTGGAAGGATGCCAATATCTGCAATTTGATACCACTTTTCAACCTGAACTCTTGGGATACTTCCCGTAAAAGTAATTTTTGACGCTGCTCCATTGATAAAAGGAGAGACTAATGAAAAATTACCCTCTCCAACAATAACAAGCCTGCAATTATCAACCGCTTGAAGAACCTTATTGAATGCAAGTACTAACATATCAACACCTTTCATCGCATCAATACGCCCAACAAATAGAATAATCTTTTCGTGCTCATTGACGAGTAAATCCCTCTTAATATCTTCTTTGCAGAGAGATAGGTATTTATCGTTTAGACCATTAGGAATTATTGCCAGCTTATTGGAATCTACTTGATAGGTAGATTTTAATATTGAAAAAGAGTCATCCGAAAGTGCAACCACTCTATCCAATAAGTGAATTTTATCTTTTTCATCATCAAATGCCGCTACAATATCTTTATTCTTATCTTGCAATCTTCCGCTACTTATTTTTTCTTTGAATATCATCTCATTACCATTAGTTTGCCATACCCAAGATAGATAATGAATGATACCAATAACTTTAATATCGGGATTAATTTGTTTGATTGCTTTCGTTAATTCAAATTGAGAGTAAAAGTTCAGAACACAAATAGATTCACCGAAATTATCAATATAGAGAGAAAGCATTTTTATAATACTATCATCATTATCCCCTGAAGGATAATCAATAAAGTAACAGTTATCATTATAGCTACGCGTACACTCTTCAATGTCTCGACGGGTAATAATATATAGGTTATAGGGTGTGTTTTCAAAAATTTCGCGTAAAATAGAGACATAAGTTCCTATGCCAAAAGATGCTGCACAGGAGATAGCATCATTGAATATTAGTATATTAGTTTTTTTGTTCAACGTGGACATATACTTATTGCTTAGGTAATTTACAAAAATTGTATCTTTGCGTTACGTATTCGTAATTAGAAATAGGCGGACATAGGTACTTGCAGATACAATCTTTACACGGTTTGACCGAATCTCTCGTATTACGCCAAACTTTGCCGGAACTCATTTCGTTATTAACCATATCATCTATTGTTTGAGTAAAAATATTTCCTATGTTACTATGGTTAAAGTTGGCGTAGGAATCGCCTGAGGGAAGTATTGTAAGTTTGCCAAAGTTATTGGAATTTATCACCATATTGGAGAAGAGTTCACTCCGCCCCCATTTGGTATCGAGAATATCTGTTAAATCCTGAAAAACATACTCCTCGAAGAAGTCAATATTTGTGCTATTGAAGAATGGTATTATTTTTGAGTTCAGATTGTGTTTAGTAGTTATCTCCTCTGCAACTTGATATTCCTCCGGTTTTGATATTAGAAATACCACACTAACACCCGAGAGGTTTTCTAACTCACTCAATATAGAATCATCTATTTGAGTGTCAATGGCATTAACCAATACAACTAAATTTAATCCTAACTTGCTTATTTGATTAATTTTATTGATGTGTTTGCTTATTAACCTGTGGTCTATGTAGAATTTTTTATTGA includes these proteins:
- a CDS encoding N-Acetylneuraminate cytidylyltransferase, yielding MPCKMKKIAFIPLRAQSKGIEGKNTKALRGKPLFCWILDTVISCSEFDEIWVATDCDCVRSILGNSYPNVSLFDRSSESATDLSPTIDVVMEFLSTKSYAGGDWFVLFQATSPFTRQEEIKKLCAVIGQTDKVSVVACYRSKRFRWSSEGVPLDYSWSNKPRRQDYEGVLLEAGAFYASKISSIEQSKQLITSPAEVVEISETTALDIDNLIDFAMAETFIEYGLL
- a CDS encoding putative hemolysin secretion protein, with protein sequence MPHWIIRWGMSVIFLIFAGLIAGSYLLKYPQIVVAPITITTINPPTDLIAKTTGRIDTIFAKEGATVHQDEVVAMLQNSAQYPDVNKVLEHIENFDPSADNSWIEQNYSMGELQSPFSEFRTQYLNYQHYIKADNIGKKRRLLERQTEQYKTYLRQLTSQRGLIKRDYEYTLINFRRDSALYADRVISSLEYERSAQAKLQKENALASYEASLTTTELTVMQMEQQLLELDLQYDNETTTYKNQINESRTRLLAQIRQWQQNYLLISPIVGRLSFAKFWSSNQHIQAGEKLATIIPADSSEVVGIMEVPSAGFGRVAVGQTVNVKLNGFPYFEYGLLKGVVNRISSVPEKDGYIVEVTFPQGLQSTYKEQLQLIQRMDGTGDIITRDQRLIQRFIQPLRAFFDR
- a CDS encoding ABC transporter ATP-binding protein, which codes for MYSDTVWRGHCAAVMQEGYIFSDTIAGNIGVMDEVPDMKRVNKAVDIANIREFIESLPLRYNTKIGSDGHGLSTGQKQRLLIARAAYKEAEYIMFDEATNSLDANNERVIMDKLQGFFRGKTVVVVAHRLSTVRSADKIVVLEGGEVVEQGTHQELVASRGAYYELVRNQLELGN
- a CDS encoding ABC transporter ATP-binding protein; protein product: MKFPHYFQLDSMDCGATCLRMVARFYGKGYPAAFFRERCHTTREGVSMLGISDAAEGVGFRTMGVKISFEQLCNEVNLPCIVHWNQNHFAVVYNIKRGKIYIADPAAGLLCYDKERFLKSWLSTSSEGSELTLTQGTALLLEPTPRFYEEETPDESRLHFGHLLRYLTPYKRYIIQLFLGLLTGSLISLIFPFLTQSVVDTGIGNNDINIVIAILIAQVMLTLGQTANDLIKSWLMLHITTRISISLISDFLGKLMRLPIAFFDSKMVGDIMQRIGDHSRIQSFLTGSIISIAVAAITFVIYSGVMASYNLPILGVFVLGSALYVGWILIFLKRRRKLDYMRFQEAAANQSNIVQLINGMQDIKLNNCEKQKRWVWEGIQAKLYKISIKGLTLQQTQQVGGLFIDQSKNVFISFLAATAVINGDMTLGMMMAMQYIIGQLNAPLSQFIGFVQESQDAKISLERLNEIHSKDDEEPASKSKIREIPTGEDIVLRNVVFQYEGPNSEKVLNDVSLNIEAGKVTAIVGTSGSGKTTLLKLLLGFYEPASGEVLLGSVPLKMGSVAN
- a CDS encoding Glycosyltransferase, which translates into the protein MSTLNKKTNILIFNDAISCAASFGIGTYVSILREIFENTPYNLYIITRRDIEECTRSYNDNCYFIDYPSGDNDDSIIKMLSLYIDNFGESICVLNFYSQFELTKAIKQINPDIKVIGIIHYLSWVWQTNGNEMIFKEKISSGRLQDKNKDIVAAFDDEKDKIHLLDRVVALSDDSFSILKSTYQVDSNKLAIIPNGLNDKYLSLCKEDIKRDLLVNEHEKIILFVGRIDAMKGVDMLVLAFNKVLQAVDNCRLVIVGEGNFSLVSPFINGAASKITFTGSIPRVQVEKWYQIADIGILPTLSEECSFVGIEMMMHGLSVISTNGRGVRNMFEDMENSLTVDCQNGRMIFEQELCEAIIKLLNDKSLSAMLGEKARKYYLDNYKLKLMKQRYLSLLEEIKE